In the Spirochaetia bacterium 38H-sp genome, AGTGCAACAGGCATAACAAGAGAAGGCAAATAGAAAACAACTCTAAAAACACGTCTTGCCGGTAAAAAGGGTTCGCTTATGAGGCTGGCAATAAAAAGAGCAAGAAACAGTCCGAGCCCAACTGCAAAAAGCATAAACAGAAGATTGTTTCTTATTGCCAGGAAAAAAACCTCGTCATTCAATAACTCGGTGTAATTATTAAGCCCCACAAACTCGGGAGTACCAAGCAAGTCCCACTTGTTTAAACTGATAAAAAAAGAATAAGCAATAGGGAAAAGCTGCAAGAGGATAAAACCTGCAACCCATGGCAAGATGTAAAATATTCCTTTTCTATTCCTATTCTTTAGTAATGTAGATACATTTGTCTGTTTCATGTTATTTTTCCTAGTTATAATGGGACATAAGGGGGCTCTGCCCCCTCATGCAAAAAATCAGCCAAAAATTTTCTTAATAATCTTATTGCCTTCCTCTTCTATAAGCTGTGCAGCTTCTTCCGCACTAATCCTATCCTGAAGAAAATCAGTAAGAGTGGACTCTGTAAGAGAAGTAAACTCATCCGTAGGAAGCATAGGTCCTGTTATGGCATATGGGAGATCAGAGAAAAATGCCTTGAGCTTTTCATCAGAAGAAGCCTTGATCTTTTCCAGATAATCAGAATTAGCAGGCAAATCCCCTGTCTTGGTGAACTCGGGCTGTCCCTCTCCTGCCATCCAAGAAATAAAAGCCCATGCAGCATCTGTATTCTTACTCCCTCTATATATAGAAAGGAAGTTAATATATCCTATTGTTGCTCTTTTCCCGCCCTTTTCATAGGGGAAAGGAGCAGTGCCAAAATCTATCCCAGCATCCTTAATAGGACCAAAGCCCCAAGGACCAGTCTGCATAAAGGCAACCTTACCAGTAGCTACAGCAGAATCAGGAGTTCCCCAAGGCCCTGCCCACTCGGTAGAATAAGGAGGCTCAAGCCCCTCATCTATAAAAGACTTCATAGCCTTGAGAGCTTTGATACCCTCAGGAGAATTTAAAAGAACCTTTGTAGGACGTGTAAGGTCGTCAACTATCTTACCACCAAACTGTTCAACAAAAGCCTGCCATACCTGCATCCAGTGAAAGTGTACTGCTACCTGTTGATATTCATCACCCTTCTTTATCGAAAGCTTTGCATAAGTCTTTTTAAACTCATCCCATGTCATAGGCTTCTCAGAATCCGGATATGGAAGACCAGCCTTATCAAGCATAGCTTTGTTGTAGATAAGAGATCGCACCCCCACACCAATTGGCATACCATATATTTTGCCATTATACATAACAGCCGGTTTAGTACCCGGTTGCATCCTATCAAAAAGCTCCTTTGCACCGGGAATTTCATCAAGAGCAAGAAAAGCCCCCTTGGTAACATATGGAGAAGACATAATATGAGAAAGAGAAATAACATCAGCAGCATCTCCGCTGACCACAGTTGTCCTTACCTTTTCCCAATAAGCACCCCATGGTAAAAACTCTGTCTCAATATTGACACCCGGATGAGCCTCCATATAAGCATCTACAAGGGCCTGAAAATCCCTTGCTTCCTGAGTACC is a window encoding:
- a CDS encoding sugar ABC transporter substrate-binding protein, producing the protein MNRLLLVFLIVCFVGSLAFAEGRTEDKSSGGTIRYTRWAGTQEARDFQALVDAYMEAHPGVNIETEFLPWGAYWEKVRTTVVSGDAADVISLSHIMSSPYVTKGAFLALDEIPGAKELFDRMQPGTKPAVMYNGKIYGMPIGVGVRSLIYNKAMLDKAGLPYPDSEKPMTWDEFKKTYAKLSIKKGDEYQQVAVHFHWMQVWQAFVEQFGGKIVDDLTRPTKVLLNSPEGIKALKAMKSFIDEGLEPPYSTEWAGPWGTPDSAVATGKVAFMQTGPWGFGPIKDAGIDFGTAPFPYEKGGKRATIGYINFLSIYRGSKNTDAAWAFISWMAGEGQPEFTKTGDLPANSDYLEKIKASSDEKLKAFFSDLPYAITGPMLPTDEFTSLTESTLTDFLQDRISAEEAAQLIEEEGNKIIKKIFG